From Herbaspirillum sp. WKF16:
GCCTGAACGCCACCATTGTTCCGGCTTGAATTTGATCTCCGATAGCTCCATATTGTCATCGTGACGATCTTTGACTACCTGGTGCTGCTGGTGATGGGCTGTTCAGTGATCATCGGCACCCTGCGCGGGTTTGTGCGGGAAGTGCTCTCGCTGGCCAGCTGGGTGGTGGCGCTGGTGGTGGCCAATGCCTATGGCGAGGCGCTGGCGGGGATGTTGCCGGAAATGATACCCGGCGAATCGACACGACTGATTGTGGCGTTCATCGCCCTGTTCATCGGTACGCGGCTGTTGATGGCGCTGGTATCGAGGACATTGAGCGAATTGATCAAGGCCAGCGGCTTGACGCTGGTCGACAGGGGACTTGGAAGCGTGTTCGGCGTGGCGCGCGCAATACTGATCGTGGTGGCGGTGGCCTTGTTGTGCGGCACCACCTCGATCCCGCAGCAGCCGTTCTGGAAAGATGCGGTATTGAGTCCGTTGGTGGAGCAGGCGGCGTTGACCGTGATGCCGTTCCTCCCGGGCAAGTTTGCGGAGCATGTCAGTTTTTCCGCGCCGTCCGAAGTCTGAGTCCCGTCGAGCCATGTCCCTTGGGGGACCGGGCGCCTCGGTCGTGGTTTGAAGTAGCGGTTCGTTTTCGTTTTCGTTTTCGTTAGGAGTCCACCATGTGTGGCATCGTCGGTATCGTTTCCCATAGTCCCGTCAACCAAATGCTGTACGACGCGCTGCTGCTGCTGCAGCACCGCGGCCAGGATGCGGCGGGCATTGCAACCAACCACCATAACGGTTTCTCGATGCACAAGGCCAACGGCCTGGTGCGCGACGTGTTCCGCACTCGCAACATGCGCTCGCTGCCCGGCAATACCGGCATCGGCCAGGTGCGCTACCCGACCGCCGGCAGCTCCTCCTCCGAGGAAGAGGCCCAGCCGTTCTACGTCAACGCGCCGTTCGGCATCATCCTGGCGCACAACGGCAACCTGACCAATACCGAACAGCTCAAGATCGAGATGTTCAAGAACGACCGCCGCCACCTCAACACCGACTCCGACACCGAAGTGCTGCTGAACGTGCTGGCGCACGAACTGCAGCAGGCCACCACCGGCTACTCGCTGGATCCGGCCACGCTGTTCAAGGCGGTGGCCATGGTGCACAAGCGCGTGCGCGGCTCCTACGCCGTGGTGGCGCAGATCGCCGGCTACGGCCTCCTGGGCTTCCGCGATCCGTACGGCATCCGTCCGATGTGCCTGGGCTTCAATGAGAGCGACAAGGGCATCGAATACATGCTGGCCAGCGAATCGGTGGCCCTGGAAGGCATGGGCTTCCGCTTCCTGCGCGACGTCAATCCGGGCGAGGCGATCTTCATCGACACCGACGGCAAGCTGTACAACCAGCAATGCGCCGAGAATCCGACGCTGAACCCCTGCGCCTTTGAGTACGTCTACCTGGCCCGTCCGGACTCGGTCATCGACGGCGCCTCGGTCTACGGCACCCGCCTGAAGATGGGCGAGTTCCTGGCCGACAAGATCCGCAGCGAATTCAAGCACGGCGAGATCGACGTGGTCATGCCGATCCCCGATTCCTCGCGTCCGGCCGCCATGGAGCTGGCCCTGAAGCTGGGCATCGAATACCGCGAAGGCTTCATCAAGAACCGCTACATCGGCCGCACCTTCATCATGCCGGGCCAGGCGCTGCGCCGCAAATCGGTGCGCCAGAAGCTCAACGCCATCGGCAGCGAATTCAAGGGCAAGAACGTGCTGCTGGTGGATGACTCCATCGTGCGCGGCACCACCAGCCGCGAGATCGTGCAGATGGCGCGCGAGTCGGGCGCCAAGAACGTGATCTTCGCCTCGGCCGCGCCGCCGGTGAAGTTCCCCAACGTCTACGGCATCGACATGCCGACCCGCGACGAGCTGATCGCCTACGGCCGCTCCTATGAGGAAATCTGCCGCGAGATCACCGCCGACGCCCTGGTCTACCAGGACGTGGACGCGATGAAGCGCGCGATCTCCGAGATGAATCCGGCGCTCAAGAGCTTCGAGGCGTCGTGCTTCGACGGCAACTACATCACCGGTGACATCACCCAGGAATACCTGGACCGCATCGAGTTCGCCCGCAAGAACCCGAAGCCCTCGGTGGAAGATCCGGTGCGTTCGCAGCTGAACCTGAACCTGGCGCGCGTGGACTGATTGCGGTCCTGCGCCGGGCGCTGGAAGGACGCCGGTTGCCGCTCACGCGGCGCCGGCGTTTTTCATTGGGGCGGCCGATGCCAAACTGGCTTATCATTTTCCCTTTCGACGTATTCCCGACCTTGCGATGAACGATAAAAAGACCTACGGCTTCACCACCACCATCCTG
This genomic window contains:
- a CDS encoding CvpA family protein yields the protein MTIFDYLVLLVMGCSVIIGTLRGFVREVLSLASWVVALVVANAYGEALAGMLPEMIPGESTRLIVAFIALFIGTRLLMALVSRTLSELIKASGLTLVDRGLGSVFGVARAILIVVAVALLCGTTSIPQQPFWKDAVLSPLVEQAALTVMPFLPGKFAEHVSFSAPSEV
- the purF gene encoding amidophosphoribosyltransferase, with protein sequence MCGIVGIVSHSPVNQMLYDALLLLQHRGQDAAGIATNHHNGFSMHKANGLVRDVFRTRNMRSLPGNTGIGQVRYPTAGSSSSEEEAQPFYVNAPFGIILAHNGNLTNTEQLKIEMFKNDRRHLNTDSDTEVLLNVLAHELQQATTGYSLDPATLFKAVAMVHKRVRGSYAVVAQIAGYGLLGFRDPYGIRPMCLGFNESDKGIEYMLASESVALEGMGFRFLRDVNPGEAIFIDTDGKLYNQQCAENPTLNPCAFEYVYLARPDSVIDGASVYGTRLKMGEFLADKIRSEFKHGEIDVVMPIPDSSRPAAMELALKLGIEYREGFIKNRYIGRTFIMPGQALRRKSVRQKLNAIGSEFKGKNVLLVDDSIVRGTTSREIVQMARESGAKNVIFASAAPPVKFPNVYGIDMPTRDELIAYGRSYEEICREITADALVYQDVDAMKRAISEMNPALKSFEASCFDGNYITGDITQEYLDRIEFARKNPKPSVEDPVRSQLNLNLARVD